One genomic region from Harpia harpyja isolate bHarHar1 chromosome 1, bHarHar1 primary haplotype, whole genome shotgun sequence encodes:
- the PKIG gene encoding cAMP-dependent protein kinase inhibitor gamma isoform X2 — MEVESSTYTDFISCDRAGRRNAVHDIQRDATTISMRKLTEDLGDLAVEGAESQRDATSSENDPGARPKGQENSPSP; from the exons ATGGAGGTAGAGTCCAGCACATATACTGACTTTATTTCCTGCGATCGGGCTGGTCGGAGGAACGCTGTCCATGACATCCAACGGGACGCAACCACCATCAGCATGCGCAAGCTGACCGAGGACCTAGGTGACCTCGCCGTTGAAGGAGCAG AAAGCCAAAGAGATGCTACTTCTTCTGAGAATGACCCTGGAGCAAGACCAAAGGGGCAAGAAAACAGCCCCTCCCCATAA